The Rhopalosiphum maidis isolate BTI-1 chromosome 2, ASM367621v3, whole genome shotgun sequence genome segment CGTTCGACATGTTTAAGCTGAGCATCTAGACAAACAGATGACGACGGACACTGTATAATAATCGATGGTCGTTCGCGTACCGTCGAATAAGACAGTGCAGTCGTCGAGGGGGGTAGCGGACGAAGGAATACAGGATGATTTACCAAACATGCTTCTGACAACCATTTTACCCTttgcatttattcaaattttttttttttaagtatagataataaatgggtacataaatatgaccacatttttaaattaccttcGTAATTTAAGGAATAATGTGTGGTAATACAATTgagattttttcaattttaactactTTTAACCACCCcgactgtaaattattaagctatgattttttttttaaaatcattatgtagccatcaaaattaaaatttaaaagaatagaTTCTGAGTAATTATGAACATTaatcatttgtaaaaaaatgtttgtatcgCCATTATTACTCACTCCTATTATATGGCAAAACAAAtcttatagtaattaaaatatggtcattattatataaatatattatatacttacttaaaaattccaaaatatcaaaatttaaataaaggaTAAATTAGAAGTAAGCATGCTTGATGAATCACTTtgtgtgcataataataatatacactgaaATCAATAAGAATATAAGACGAAAAAGcgatatcaattatttaatatacatagccatataggtgttagcgtataatttttataaaaatagccaataggtaggTTAATACCATCATAGTGTAAAGATCGAGTCAAGTGAGTACAGTTGTTAAAGTTATCGTTAATTATTACGTCATAAACGACGCCCTAGATGTATTCGTGGAGAACTAAAAATTTCAGATGGCGCGGTTGTgagagtttttaaaacaaaaacttttaataaatttatcagtaTAGAACAGATATATCAATATAGGATATTTCAATAAGAattgaaagtatttttttcgtcagattaatataatattataatatatttaaattatatattatgttttgaataatttagaggaataataatgatagtgCACAATGTTTTGCATTAAttactgatttttaattaaaattaaataaacttgaaTTTCTACGTCCGTATGtcgatatcatatatattgattccaatatgtttttacattttttcttaaaataaatacaaaatacgttgattttagatttgtatatgtgtatttggctttatttaaataccgaAATGTATCACggtgtaatacaattttaatttggcTCAACGTTCCATGACCGTCCAAAATTGTAAGGTAAGGTCGTAGGGAATAAGAAATTATACGCCCCATCTCAACTGGTCAACacgattttcatttttcatagaCTAAAGTAATTTTCAGAGTGGAAACGTTGTGAAAtggttaacaataaaaaaaaaaactattgaattggatgaaaaacattttatggttacttaaattgttatttaatatagttttcgtTTGAAAAGatataactatttagtatttaatggtCAAATGAGAATTACAGATTCGGATCGTTTAGACTCCAGAAAATGcacgattaaaattaaattaaattataactatatgatATGGTCACTGCAGTAGGATGAAGGAATCTATTCATTTTCAATTCAGAGTGTACAGACGTATTATATGggcaatacaattatatgcatagatgaataaaaatataaaatataatggttcGTTAATAAGAAGTGAGTATAACTACTACAgatagctataataataatgcataacaTAGTTGAGTATTTTACTGGACTTCATTGTGCACTTGTCTAATTGTTTCGTTCAAAACTTCTGAATAAAAGTCCAAGAGGTGTGTGATTATGGGGCAAGaccgtttttaatataatatgttatatcttatatacggCTATAGAAattgtacaaacatattttataaaggcCAAGTGTGTATATACaagtaagaataatattgCTGTTCGTGTATATTAGtgtgaatttaaaaaagagcATTTTCTAGAAAATGTCATAACAGTATCGTCAGTATCTCAAGTAGAAGGAAAGagtttaatatgtacttattaattGGTATGTATTAAGGTGGTTAGCAGGTTAGcggtttaaataatacttcgtGTCTTTGTGTAAAATTCGCGTCTGtactgtgtatattataatttgttgtaaCAGAGTGCGAACTACGAGTTCGAAATACGTGTTATACGAGTTGACAAAGAACAAAATACGTCGtccgatataattatatgggtTTCTATTATCGTATCATGTTCACGTgtgtagaaataatatatatatataattcatatattatgtaaacatcgTGTCATTGTGACGAATTCGGTGTATATCATCTCTCgagtcaaatattataataatatgtataaacgtatatttgtattatgtttatatatgtgtgtgtgtgtacatgtgtgtgtgtgtgtgtttgtgtgtgtgtgtgtgtgtgtgtgcgctgAAAACGATCGCAGTGGttgatataacattatgttatgTGGAAGAGTCAAgagcaatattataaaatatacggttattaaattgattgagAAGACTGAAGTATAAAAAGTAGACCCGAAATGCGATTTTAGCCATAGAAATAAGATTCTCGAAAAGACTTTGGGCGGGGAAGGGGGTGttaaagttttgttttatacataaatgaaatACTAGCCAAAATGTCGGGTAGATCGCATAATCCGAGGGCCATCTTGAAAAACTGACAGGGACTGGACAAGGTGGTCAGGGAAGACATTTTGCAGAAACCCTGGCCGGTGGACCTCTTTTTTACACCCGGGTTTATACAGTGCTGGttctaaatatacaatataataatacgttgcaCACGCGTTATTACCAATagtgacaaattaaaaacccgttaaaaaaaaaaaaaaaaattgttctcaAATCCTTCTAcgagaaaacaataaaacctaatgtatatattgtgttgtttTATACTTGACTGCTGGTAGTTCCAGTCCGGCTGATCATCGACTTGGCGAAACCCGCAAATATCGACTCCATGTCCAAGACCCTCGGCTGGTGCGGGGCGTCCCTCTTGCGGTCTACGTCGACGCCGGACGAGTCTTCGTAGTCCGCACCGCGGTTTTCGCCGATCGCGTGTCCCGCCGCGCGACTCGCCAGCAGCAGTAAGCACACGGACGCGATTCCCGTCGACTGCATGTTTTtccttttgaaaaaaaaaaaataaatatattcgtatGAATATTTGCGATTATCTAATACACATAGTAACACGACGATCTGTCGGCTAACACGCGACGGATGACGATGACGCGGTCCGTTCGACACTCACCCGTGCAAGAACGGTCGCACTTGcagttgtacaatataatattatattattatatatcgacGAGCGCGAGTCTCGTGGACAGGCGACGGTAAGCCGACGATGTCGATATAGTGTCACGGCGTCGTGTTGAGGGATCGTCTTCGGCGCTGTAAGTGACGGGTCCAGACGATCGAACGTCCGATTTTGTTATATGTCTCCGGCCGGGAAAGTAAAAGTGTCGCGTATTGTTCTTGCTTCGACAGCATATCGTTGCAATTAAAGTTTCACTAGAACACATGTAACGATCAGGCAAACGGAACCGTTTGTTTTCgtcgtttgtgtgtgtgtgttaagCGGAAATGAAAAACTTGCGACCAGAATAAACAGCAAGACTGCTGCCGCCACAATGGGATATCCGTCAAAAATCGTGACTGCAAACGATTTTGTTTGTTCGTGCTTACCACCGTGTGTTAAGTGGTGAttactatattgttattgttttaattcctatatattatatgttatattcctTATATTCCTACATACGTGCTTTTGCCGAACGACTTTTATACTGCGACACTGCGTAGACTTAGAAGTACTcgtttttttatcatacatgCAGCATCTAACTTTCTAcagtttctttaaattattatagttgaaaGTTGAAATGATTTTAGACGTTTCataatagcatataatatattaaagtattttcgaACTGCGCAATCAACAACCCTAGCTGATTATAAGtcgataaaactaaaaaataattatatgttcacgcgcataatgttattattttacttttagaaaCAGTTTGCGTTTACCAAAATAAacttgaacaataataattataaaaaataaattattctatacagtatatagCATATTCTgacttacaaataaataactgtgTAATAGTGTATAGTTCtatcattcaatattaatatgattttgaaaaaataagtgatataattattagacaaCTAGTTTATctgttatgtaaataaaatgcctatcttaaattttataggcagtgatatattttattgattagacATATTGAAtgctattgaaaaaattataattttaaatagatctaaaaattaaaatgcttgtaatttttttcagaaaacctCTTGCAGTGCGTTAGAAACATTATAGTCTATAGGTACACTAATTTTAGTATATGAACTATAAAGCCATATGTTAAATTGAAATGcgtaaatgaattttaaataaagttatattttacattaatattcatttttaatctacatgttcaagaaattaatttgaaaattgaaaggaaagattatattttgaatacaaaatttaaattccaattagtaattttgtatattaaatgtgagtttgatttttattccTCTAGAATtcacaatttaaattgaacaaaatTCAAACATGTCCAGCATTAAGGGTAGACAGTAGACACAGAGCTAAGCGATTATTGatcaatatgattaatatacctatatattataatgtaatttaataattatggcctacccaacattttaatatatatttttaaaatattttattgcattgtTTTCATTCACTACAATATTTTGTGCTTAGTTTTCCTTCTCCAAGTCCGGGACAATGTTTTCAGTTAGAAATAGAAATAGGTTTTTTATAGCTGTATCGGGCTTTCTCTTTAACCATATAAGAATTACacggaattttaaaatatttaaattaataaacaaaaactgtggaaaagtggttttattgttaaattaatgacGAACTCAAATCtgttttcataaatcatatcgtaaaagtatattagtatgtattagtatgtatataaaaaggtATGGTTGCAAAAATCACGTACTTTTAGAGTTTtagccaaaaataaaattgtgataTAGTGTGATAGGAGCATGTGAATGGGTTTGCACAAGTTAGGTAACATGTATCATACTGACTGCATCCGAATTgcgtgcaaaaaaaaataaatttgagcaGACGACCCGTTTGCACATATTATGCCATGAAAGTACAATTGTAAATACAACtagtaaattcaatatattgtatgttgaGCTTTCTCCGGTGAATGAGGAGGATAAATGATGATTAGATATGACTgatatatgagtatatacgACTTAAATgtgataagtacctatatacagcTATAGCTATACGCTTATACCtaacatataggtactataaaaaacataaaaagtgTAATTATCATGTATagaaaacgataaaataaacatttgatgaaaatttcaaatacatttattggttatattataaacgtttttaataatttaacaacacctatttaaagtataaaaaaaatatcttacctatacaaataggtacttataagtcattttaatttgaacaaaatgatctatttgtttgtttataatatgtgttttgtgcaataatgtaatttttttactaaattcatactacattttcaattttttgaaatctgACCGAACTAACTTAGTTAGTCAATTCACTAATCCCGCACACAACTAGGCTCAGTTGTGAAAAAACTACGCACCCAAATCGACCTTGATAATGATTTTCGCACGCAATTCggctacaataattttattgtatttaggcGCTAGGTACattcattataatagtgttttattaaaatgataatgtaaTACCTATGATATACGATATACTGAGTAAGTTACTTAGTcacataattattgattactattatttactagGTAATGAGTATTGAGTTTGATTGATCTATACAGTTGGCTGTTGCTACACCTCAACACTTGAAAGCATAAAATCAATGTTATAACACCAACATATCcattgactataatattaatagccaatactataatatattgttttgattaacgacaataatagaaatataataataatattatgtattttgaaattatcgaATATATGCcgattgtgtatttattttgctatttagtataatatgtataacataataatataataatcgacGGCTAATAACTCATATCATGTAATAAACCAAAATGTTTGCACGGCCGTGATCGTCTAGTGGTTAGGACCTTGCGTTGTGGCCGCAATAACCCAGGTTCGAATCCTGGTCACGGCACataattttttgcattttgaaTGAATACAAATCACATTTAGTACAtaacaaattgtatgtataatatatttaatataaagaaaacaaataacaaaacatttttttttaatttgaacataatttatagtataataatctaaatcgtaattcctaatataatattaatagtaataactttGTTTTTGTCggttaatcttaaaatataaaaaatatgtttatatcacaaaatatttgaaacaatgTCGATTGGTCATTACAAATTTACCAACTATGTAAAATAACCTAAAAGATTGCGCTCATCGGTATGTTCGTCATTGTCGATCAGACTTAATTCcacaaacaattatatttgaaacttaaatgccttataagaaaatatgacTGTAATTAAACTTCAttcaactaaaatttaaaggtgTCGGAATTAGTCGGTCCGAAGCATTTATATTTCGACTCACAATCTCCATCCGCCATTCCGTTCTCGATGGCTTCTTGCAACCTGGTCAACGTTTTCTCGTACTTCGAGTCCAGCGGTATCACactgaaaatgttaataaaaatattatttattatacaggtGTGTGGGTGTGTAGAGGGGGAGCAAGGAGAGTAGCCAAAAGAATACTggaatacgataatattattttaaatgttgatggtTACAGTGAGTTACACTAACTTAAATCCATCctatactttatactatttaataaatcattaattcaaaggttacatattattatgtatatgtactaaatttttattactcttACACAATATTTGCATAGACGCGATTGAGGGGAATTTGCAAGATTACCCACCCCCTCCTCCATACTTTCGTTCAAATAATGTTTCtgtttataattgtatctTTAGCACGATGAGTGCACCTTACTCGTCAAACATTTTAGCCGTTTTCCAGACCATTTCGGCGGTCTTGAAATAACTCTCCGCCCGCTCCGGTTGTTCGCACGCCACGCGGTTCAGACATTCGTATCGGCCCGACTCGTCAGCCACCAGATATCCGAGAAACAACATCACATCAGTTTCGGTTACCATGTCCTGGAACAGTCCGCCGACCGTGGTCGAGTCCTCGTTTCGTGCTTCTTTGACGCCACCTCCGTTTTGCATGTACGACACGCCCCATATCAGACCCCTGAGCACCAACATCAGTACTAAGTTTGACATGTTCAAGCTCAGCGACTATAAACAGAACGATAATGTATGACGACCATActgtgattattatattactattataatgtgtcgacgtgtaataattatgttgtgcatgatagatttattatcaagtatataacataaattgcgAGAAtacatgtatagtattattaaaaatatttataagatagtGTGATCGTTACAAGGTATAGGGCAGATGACATGTTCTATAAAACTTGCTTGTTTGGTTAGGTTATTCTTGTTACGTGTCTttcgtcaaaaaattaattgttttcgaGATAAGATTATCATAAATCCAGAACTGAgtgttatttatgtttaataatttattagattttttaatattatgtcaaggcatatttatttttgtggggCTGACtatttttcatgtattttatcaattgaaACTTTTGAAGGACAAAGATAATGAATTAAGCtggttattgtttttaataatttttaagtttttaactaaaatagatactttatatttgttttgtataattttattaaactattttatcttttaaaatgttttaagtttaatttattcaaattagatataaaaattaattaattttttgtattatatattttatatttgtaaaaataagaaacaaaataaaatatattttatatataatttagtgcttacttcttatttttttgagagttatatattatatataacttataaagttCTTGTATATCTACTGCTTAGTGATTTTatagagtaaaaataataagtcttCTGCCccattagttaataaattgatatagaaCAGAATACAATAGTCACATGCATAGTTGATATAGTAAGAGTAAATCAAACGTAATTTAAAGTATGGTTATGATTTGTCGTGgcgttaatttgtttaatctaTTGAGAGTGGaagtaaatatagtaataaatacatattataagcaGTAAACTCAGatacaattttagaaataagatTTCCGGAAAGTTTTCTGACagggtattatattaatattatttttgttttaaaaatactagcCAAGATGTCGGGGAGATCGCAAAATCCATTGGCCATCTTGAAAAATTTACAGGGACTGGACAAAGTGGTCAGAGAGGACAATTTGCAGAAACCCCGGGCTGATCTCTGGTATACATCACGATCTATACAGTAGTGattctaaatgtataataataatacgtttgaCACGtgtcaatacatttttcacaacgaaaaaaaatattaatcctatttttaatttatgtacgataatatatgtattgtatataggtatatgcctgcgaaaaatcaaataaaactttattgttCACTATGTACTTGACCACTGGCTGCTCCCGTTTTGCCGCCGATTAACGTCTTGGCGAGGCCCATTAACACCGACTCCGGTTTTATATCTCGCAGTTTTCCCTCTTTCTGGTCAGCACCATCGTCACCGTAGACTTCCGCACGATGTTCATCGACCACGTGTCCCGAAATGGATCGAGTCACAAACAGCAATAAGCACACGAGCACGGACGTCGATGTCTGCATagtctatacaaaatataaaataatatacaaaaatatatggcATTACGATATAGTCGAACGGTACttactaataaagtaaaataatattgtcgtaTCCGTAGTCTTGAAGTAGAACTTGTAAGTACGTATTGATGTAATGGTCAAACAGAGTACAGACAGCAAGTGGTCTGAAAACGTCGCGATCGTCTTCGGTACGCGAATGACAAGCGTTGTCTGGCGGAGGGCTGATTTTGAGACGTCGCCGATCGACAAAGTAAAAGCGTCACATATTGTTTGTGTTTGCATAGCATATCGCAATCAACACATCAAACGCTCGCAATCATTTGTTTTTGTGTACAGTAATGTTTCGATCGTTATACATGAGTACCAAACAGATATCTTTGTAAACTCACGAGCTGAAACGGAATAGTTTTGTTATAAGTTTaagatgtatttaataaacgcTTTCACGATACAAATTCTCTGGAACATACGTTTTACTAttgttttccaaaaaaataatttaattacaccaTTCCAATCGTCCGTTTTGTTAAATGCTAAATCACGAGTTACCACAAAGCATTATTGATAACATACGAGTATCTATTTTGAAATTGACTTAttctgtaattattatcatttaatattttttttttcaaattcccTTGggctttattatttaaacgaccCAAAGGTCtttataaatacgtttaacaaattatatatattttgcatactaaatcttaaattatatatacttttacacGTTGATGAAGTCACTCCCAATGTGGTGGCTCCTACAGTCCTATGTTAATCTAAGTCGTACTAGACATACTAGACGTCTGATGTCTGTAACGATGTATAATTTTGCCTATGTCTAACTCCTTAAAATCGTCATCTTtccaatttgttttattaattattaacgaatataaattatattattatttataaatattcacacaactaaaataaaataataaaaataattatatatgttttattattattattgtatttataaatacgcaTTCACAGCCAGATTATTAGCGTTTTCTGAATTTaaggtattacaatttaagttcatagaattatataggtaaaatatagctatattaaaaaagtgttaTAGGTATGGTAAATAATGATAGCTAATTGTACGAGTATGATTTCGAtagatataaacattttgtgagcAAAGTGATGATTTTTGGATTAGGTACAAGAAATTCAACAAGATTGTACGGGTTGTTGAGCTCATCTTGGAatcttttatatgttttatattatgctcaagtttaaataattttgtaaatatttttttaaccaaccttacttatttgtttttaaatacttgttaaaatatctaagtAACTAAtgctaatatacttatatacttattagtatatactttattgatttaattgagAGCTTCTATTAAAGGTGTGTATCTATTGAAATACCTACttcaattaacaaaaaaaattatttttttttaaaaatacatg includes the following:
- the LOC113554386 gene encoding uncharacterized protein LOC113554386, with the translated sequence MQTSTSVLVCLLLFVTRSISGHVVDEHRAEVYGDDGADQKEGKLRDIKPESVLMGLAKTLIGGKTGAASGQSLSLNMSNLVLMLVLRGLIWGVSYMQNGGGVKEARNEDSTTVGGLFQDMVTETDVMLFLGYLVADESGRYECLNRVACEQPERAESYFKTAEMVWKTAKMFDDVIPLDSKYEKTLTRLQEAIENGMADGDCESKYKCFGPTNSDTFKF